In Microcoleus sp. AS-A8, one DNA window encodes the following:
- a CDS encoding methyltransferase domain-containing protein, giving the protein MKQITKKLNLGCGKTILPDWINLDKVPLSGVDIIADLDKCQEVKLPFDNDEIDEFFASHVIEHLHHPLAFMEEIHRIAKPSAKAVFRVPYGSSDDAFEDPTHAKPYFLNSFSYFAQPYYWFADYGYRGDWLIDKRILLVDANTHQGKNAEQIMFEVKTFRNIVKEMIVELRAIKPIREPKQELLVESPIEIVLV; this is encoded by the coding sequence ATGAAACAAATCACTAAAAAACTTAATTTAGGTTGTGGCAAAACTATTTTGCCGGATTGGATTAATTTAGATAAAGTTCCTTTAAGCGGGGTTGACATTATTGCAGATTTAGATAAATGTCAGGAGGTGAAATTACCGTTTGATAACGATGAAATCGATGAATTTTTCGCCAGTCATGTGATTGAACATTTGCATCATCCTTTAGCTTTCATGGAAGAAATCCACAGGATTGCCAAACCAAGCGCTAAAGCCGTCTTTAGAGTGCCTTATGGTTCCAGCGATGATGCCTTTGAAGACCCAACACACGCCAAGCCATATTTTTTAAACTCTTTTAGTTATTTCGCACAACCTTATTATTGGTTTGCTGATTATGGTTACAGAGGGGATTGGTTGATTGACAAAAGAATTTTATTGGTAGATGCCAATACCCATCAGGGTAAGAATGCCGAGCAAATTATGTTTGAAGTAAAAACCTTTAGAAATATTGTGAAAGAAATGATTGTTGAATTGAGAGCGATAAAGCCTATTCGAGAGCCTAAGCAAGAATTATTGGTTGAGTCTCCCATTGAGATAGTTCTCGTATAG
- a CDS encoding DUF2062 domain-containing protein has product MVEWWRVTDLFTKKSLYSLECHPNRSPSAARTAASGTHTSRRHTPRYTQAWQTHMVKSNRKPRGSKPIWRRRLQYFYWRLARLRGQPESLARGLACGVFAGLFPFFGSQTLLAVLLAFLFRGNKILALVGPWISNPFTSLPIYAFNFYIGKWLLNDQTATNINWRSWEDLKDIKELGIEIIWPLFVGCVFVGFICAIISYFLGLRLIRRVRTSHQARQRRKRMKYLHQQYPDQYS; this is encoded by the coding sequence ATGGTGGAATGGTGGAGGGTTACTGATTTGTTTACTAAGAAGTCCTTATATTCCCTGGAATGTCACCCGAATCGCTCCCCCTCAGCCGCCCGAACGGCGGCCTCTGGTACTCACACGAGTCGCAGGCACACTCCGCGTTACACGCAGGCTTGGCAAACGCACATGGTCAAAAGCAATCGCAAGCCGAGAGGCTCTAAGCCAATTTGGCGACGACGTTTACAATACTTTTATTGGCGTTTAGCCCGTTTGCGCGGACAACCAGAATCGCTGGCACGGGGTTTAGCCTGTGGCGTATTTGCTGGATTGTTTCCCTTTTTTGGTTCCCAGACACTTCTGGCCGTTTTGCTAGCCTTTCTGTTTCGTGGGAATAAAATTCTAGCGTTAGTTGGGCCTTGGATTAGTAATCCGTTTACTTCTTTACCGATTTATGCTTTTAATTTCTATATCGGGAAATGGCTGCTCAACGACCAGACTGCAACGAATATAAATTGGCGTTCTTGGGAGGATCTTAAGGATATTAAGGAGTTAGGGATAGAAATTATCTGGCCTCTGTTTGTCGGCTGCGTATTTGTCGGATTCATCTGTGCCATTATTAGTTATTTCCTCGGCTTGCGACTAATTCGCCGAGTTCGTACTTCCCACCAGGCACGTCAACGGCGCAAACGGATGAAATATTTACACCAACAATATCCCGATCAGTACTCATAG
- a CDS encoding DNA phosphorothioation-associated putative methyltransferase has translation MVAPIPEAPEIERHRAAITRTDLSKPVRLAIESAILTKDTSFFDYGCGHGGDIHRTQNQGYTSAGWDPYYQRDNPLIPADIVNLGYVINVIEDPAERRDALLRAWELTRKVLIVAAQVLIDDRASGQIAYGDGIVTRRNTFQKYYEQEELKVYIDQVLSVNAIPVALGIYFVFRDEAQAESFRASRFRSRTTTPRIRANIKRFEDYQELLAPLMGFVTERGRLPTATELASVPDILAEFGTLRRAFQVILQATDQGEWDAISEKRRHDILVYLALTQFSHRPKFGNLESVLQNDIKGLFGNYKQACAAADLMLVSVGNLRLMANCCKQSAIGKLLPKALYVHVSALEALNPLLRVYEGCASRTIGRMDGATLVKFHFNVPKISYLFYPNFDTEPHPTLHTSMQIDLRDLQVVYRDYDTSENPPILHRKETFVMPDYPDYEKFAKLTQQEEKWGLLEETSTIGTRKGWQKCLKAHCAEIKGHRVYWRKDADPYRVKLLMSARNRHKS, from the coding sequence ATGGTTGCTCCAATCCCAGAAGCCCCTGAAATTGAGCGTCACAGAGCTGCGATCACCCGGACTGACCTCTCCAAACCCGTGCGATTGGCCATAGAAAGCGCAATCTTAACCAAAGATACCTCCTTCTTTGACTACGGCTGCGGTCACGGCGGCGATATTCATCGCACGCAGAACCAAGGCTATACCAGTGCGGGTTGGGACCCTTACTACCAGCGGGACAATCCCCTCATCCCCGCCGATATCGTTAATCTCGGCTATGTGATCAATGTGATCGAAGACCCCGCCGAACGCCGGGATGCCTTGCTCAGAGCATGGGAATTGACCCGAAAAGTTCTGATTGTTGCCGCCCAAGTCTTAATTGATGACCGCGCATCCGGTCAAATTGCCTACGGTGACGGCATTGTCACGCGGCGCAATACGTTTCAGAAATATTACGAACAAGAAGAACTCAAAGTCTATATTGACCAAGTACTCAGCGTCAATGCCATTCCCGTAGCCTTGGGGATTTACTTTGTCTTCCGGGATGAAGCTCAAGCGGAAAGCTTTCGGGCATCGCGTTTTCGTTCCCGCACCACGACTCCCAGAATTCGCGCCAACATTAAGCGATTTGAGGACTACCAAGAACTCCTCGCCCCCTTAATGGGCTTCGTCACGGAACGTGGACGCCTCCCCACTGCCACCGAACTCGCCAGCGTTCCCGATATTCTGGCTGAATTTGGCACCCTGCGCCGTGCCTTTCAAGTCATTTTACAAGCCACCGACCAAGGCGAATGGGATGCGATTTCCGAAAAACGCCGCCATGACATCCTGGTTTACTTGGCGCTAACACAGTTTAGCCATCGCCCCAAATTTGGCAACCTGGAAAGTGTCTTACAAAACGACATTAAAGGACTTTTTGGCAACTACAAGCAAGCCTGTGCAGCGGCTGACTTGATGCTAGTGAGTGTGGGAAACTTGCGCCTGATGGCGAATTGCTGCAAACAAAGTGCGATCGGTAAACTGTTACCTAAGGCTCTTTACGTTCACGTTTCGGCACTAGAAGCCCTAAATCCCCTGTTGCGAGTTTACGAAGGATGCGCCAGTCGCACCATTGGTCGTATGGATGGCGCGACTCTCGTTAAGTTCCACTTTAATGTACCGAAAATTTCTTATCTGTTTTATCCCAACTTTGATACAGAACCCCATCCTACTTTGCACACAAGTATGCAGATTGACTTGCGGGATTTGCAAGTGGTTTACCGCGATTACGACACTTCAGAAAATCCGCCAATCCTGCACCGCAAAGAAACTTTTGTGATGCCGGATTATCCTGATTATGAGAAGTTTGCCAAACTCACCCAACAGGAAGAAAAGTGGGGATTACTGGAGGAAACGAGCACCATTGGTACGCGCAAAGGTTGGCAAAAATGTTTGAAAGCACATTGTGCTGAAATTAAGGGACATCGTGTCTATTGGCGTAAAGATGCTGACCCTTATCGAGTTAAACTCCTAATGTCTGCCCGGAATCGTCATAAGAGTTGA
- a CDS encoding pentapeptide repeat-containing protein — protein MKLNILATAVLLTPLCLAAAAKAANPDHVKQLLNTNACIKCDLRNVDLMGANLKGANLEGANLKNANLKDANLEGANLKGAILQDATLRGAQLVGVNLEGVNLINSRLDNAQLEGVNLEGVKLVNAKMAGINLKGANLKNVQLRGANLGGANLEGANLSGADLNLHDGTFTYLGFANLKKADLSNAKLRASWLMGANLEGANLSGADLGSDSYRKGEEKINVYTNLNGVNLKDANLSGVHLDRAFLVNANLSAANLSGADLELVDLEDANLSGANLSNAGLNKAFLRNANLSGANLKSARIVNVNLKSANLSGAKLESADFKGSNLCGVTMPDGSKSQQGCEQT, from the coding sequence ATGAAACTCAACATCCTTGCTACTGCCGTACTTCTCACTCCGCTTTGCTTAGCTGCTGCGGCTAAAGCTGCAAATCCTGACCACGTTAAGCAATTATTGAACACCAACGCCTGCATCAAGTGTGACCTAAGGAATGTAGATTTGATGGGAGCTAACTTGAAGGGCGCAAATTTGGAGGGTGCCAATTTAAAGAATGCCAATTTAAAGGATGCGAATTTGGAGGGAGCTAACCTCAAGGGGGCTATTTTACAGGATGCCACTCTCAGAGGTGCCCAACTGGTGGGTGTCAATCTCGAAGGTGTCAATTTAATCAATTCCAGGCTGGATAATGCCCAACTGGAGGGTGTGAATCTCGAAGGCGTCAAGCTGGTGAATGCCAAAATGGCAGGTATCAATTTGAAGGGTGCTAATCTCAAAAACGTACAACTGAGGGGTGCCAATTTGGGGGGTGCCAATTTAGAAGGTGCTAATCTCAGTGGTGCTGACCTGAACCTTCACGACGGCACGTTTACCTACTTAGGGTTTGCCAATCTGAAAAAGGCTGACCTGAGCAATGCGAAACTAAGGGCAAGCTGGCTTATGGGTGCCAATTTAGAGGGTGCCAATCTTAGTGGTGCTGATTTAGGGAGTGATTCGTATCGAAAGGGTGAGGAAAAAATTAATGTCTATACCAATCTCAATGGTGTCAACTTGAAAGATGCTAACTTAAGTGGTGTTCACTTGGATCGTGCCTTCTTAGTTAATGCTAACTTGAGTGCTGCTAATCTAAGCGGTGCCGACCTGGAGCTTGTCGATCTAGAGGATGCCAATCTAAGTGGTGCTAACCTGAGCAATGCTGGCTTGAATAAGGCTTTCCTCAGGAATGCTAATCTGAGTGGTGCCAACCTGAAGTCAGCTCGTATTGTGAATGTTAACCTCAAGAGTGCCAACCTGAGCGGTGCTAAGTTAGAGAGTGCTGATTTTAAGGGTTCTAATCTATGTGGTGTCACTATGCCTGACGGCTCAAAATCTCAGCAAGGCTGCGAACAGACTTAA
- the dndE gene encoding DNA sulfur modification protein DndE, whose amino-acid sequence MEPPIDRIKLSQSAKDQLTKLKRLTKIDQWNILCRWAFCRSLAEPTIPSPVPIITDSNVEMSWRVFGGEMSDILLIALKQRCHNDGFPLDKETLATQFRLHLHRGIGYLAGDPNIKKIEDLIAIALPFQS is encoded by the coding sequence ATGGAACCCCCAATTGATCGTATCAAACTCTCTCAATCCGCTAAAGACCAACTCACCAAACTCAAGCGCCTGACCAAAATCGACCAATGGAACATTCTCTGCCGTTGGGCGTTCTGTCGTTCTCTTGCCGAACCCACCATCCCTTCTCCAGTACCGATTATTACAGATAGTAATGTTGAAATGTCGTGGCGAGTGTTCGGTGGCGAAATGTCCGATATTCTCCTCATCGCCCTCAAACAACGCTGTCATAATGATGGTTTTCCTCTGGACAAAGAAACTCTGGCTACTCAATTTCGCCTTCATCTGCATCGCGGTATTGGTTACTTAGCGGGCGACCCTAATATTAAGAAAATTGAAGACTTAATTGCTATTGCCTTGCCGTTTCAAAGCTGA
- a CDS encoding DUF3598 family protein, whose amino-acid sequence MLTQWECLLKNLGEWHGSFTRFSPQGEQLDDTPTVVSLAGLNNHQTIRQIVRYLPPAQAVNETVLEYSSLNRSILFFENGAFSQGSIQWGPFSEFGAELGLIEGDRRLRLVQLFNKDSQLAQLTLIREKLADTEAPERPPLTLEQLLGEWQGEAVTIYPDWRSPDIYPTHLEIQHEESDYAQGSTKGDDFQGAASDRIVQQLTFGTGASARTIRSTARVNGSVLHFDESPLPTQVLLLPDGASANCPLHIKPGHRFVLEVGWLLQPDRRQRLVRSYSDKGEWISLTLVTEHKVTTGS is encoded by the coding sequence ATGCTGACACAATGGGAATGTCTTTTGAAAAATTTAGGTGAATGGCACGGCTCATTTACCCGCTTCTCACCCCAGGGGGAACAGTTAGACGATACACCGACCGTGGTGAGCTTGGCAGGATTGAATAATCATCAAACGATTCGTCAGATTGTCCGCTATCTCCCACCCGCTCAGGCGGTAAACGAAACAGTTCTAGAATATAGTTCTCTCAATCGCAGTATCCTGTTTTTTGAAAATGGCGCTTTCTCCCAAGGCTCGATTCAGTGGGGGCCGTTTTCAGAATTTGGGGCAGAATTGGGTTTAATTGAGGGAGATCGTCGTTTGCGTCTGGTGCAGTTATTCAACAAAGACAGTCAGCTAGCGCAGCTAACATTGATTCGGGAAAAGCTGGCGGATACAGAGGCTCCAGAACGCCCACCGCTCACGTTGGAACAGTTGTTAGGAGAATGGCAGGGAGAGGCGGTGACGATTTATCCGGACTGGCGATCGCCTGACATCTATCCCACTCATCTCGAAATCCAGCATGAAGAAAGTGATTACGCGCAAGGCAGTACCAAAGGCGATGATTTCCAAGGGGCAGCGAGCGATCGCATTGTACAACAGCTCACGTTTGGCACCGGGGCGTCAGCTCGCACCATCCGTTCTACGGCTAGAGTGAATGGCTCAGTGCTGCACTTCGACGAAAGTCCCCTACCAACACAAGTATTGCTGCTACCGGATGGAGCCTCTGCCAACTGCCCATTGCACATCAAACCAGGTCACCGTTTTGTGCTAGAGGTGGGTTGGCTGTTGCAACCGGATCGGCGTCAGCGCTTGGTACGCAGTTACAGCGACAAAGGGGAATGGATCAGTCTGACTTTGGTCACAGAACACAAAGTGACAACAGGGTCGTGA
- a CDS encoding pentapeptide repeat-containing protein, translating to MKLKLLATLSVLAPLWFTNPVKAENPLHIKQLLSTGACVQCDLSGANLQGAHLIGADLREANLQGANLTAANLEGADLTQANMTGANLTSALLTNANFQKANLNRVNLTSAKIYDANVHGASMEELNISDAEIFNTGIGIGGEDVSVPAWD from the coding sequence ATGAAGCTCAAGCTCTTAGCAACCCTAAGCGTGCTAGCTCCGCTATGGTTCACTAACCCAGTCAAAGCTGAAAATCCGCTACATATCAAACAGCTATTGTCAACAGGGGCATGTGTTCAGTGTGATTTGTCAGGCGCGAATCTTCAGGGCGCACATTTGATTGGTGCAGACTTAAGAGAAGCCAATCTGCAAGGAGCCAATCTCACAGCCGCCAACCTCGAAGGTGCGGATCTCACTCAGGCTAACATGACAGGCGCTAACTTAACCTCAGCGTTGCTCACCAATGCCAATTTTCAAAAAGCCAATCTTAATCGGGTGAATTTGACTAGCGCCAAGATTTATGATGCTAATGTGCATGGGGCATCCATGGAAGAGCTGAACATTAGCGATGCCGAAATATTTAATACAGGAATCGGCATTGGTGGAGAAGATGTGTCTGTCCCAGCTTGGGACTAG
- a CDS encoding SufE family protein produces the protein MSSTSTPLPDSLARIVERFGRRTNPKQRYEQLLWYAKRLKEMPEDDKTPENKVPGCTSQVFITANLEDDKVWYQGDSDAQLVKGLVALLIEGLNGLTPDEILQISPDFIQDTGLNVSLTPSRANGFYNIFQTMKKKALGFKLGASSQALS, from the coding sequence ATGTCATCCACTTCAACTCCATTACCAGATTCCCTCGCCCGAATTGTGGAGCGCTTTGGGCGTCGTACTAATCCCAAGCAACGTTATGAGCAACTGCTCTGGTATGCCAAACGGCTTAAAGAAATGCCAGAAGACGATAAAACACCAGAAAACAAAGTTCCTGGCTGTACCTCCCAGGTTTTTATCACCGCCAACCTGGAAGATGACAAAGTTTGGTATCAAGGAGACTCAGATGCTCAGTTAGTGAAAGGCTTAGTAGCTCTGTTGATTGAAGGCTTGAACGGACTAACGCCGGACGAAATTCTCCAAATCTCTCCTGACTTCATCCAAGATACGGGTCTGAATGTAAGTTTGACGCCTTCGCGTGCGAATGGATTTTATAACATCTTTCAGACCATGAAGAAAAAAGCACTCGGCTTCAAGCTGGGAGCTTCTTCCCAAGCACTGAGCTAA
- a CDS encoding pentapeptide repeat-containing protein, whose amino-acid sequence MKLKFLTTAALLTTTSLSVLGDTLAPLSAKAENLQHIQQLLSTKQCPQCELSGAGLVLADLAGTNLSGADLSRANLSRANLMGADLSGANLTGASLNGANLSGANLSGATLNSTDLRDAILSDAKLFGTSLRTSYIQGTMGIPQYAGTPEDFYAWGVVESQRGNYKAAIANYNQALTIKTDFAAAFLARSVSRFNLGDYRGATQDAQVAATLFSVQQNPLGYQTAQNVVKGIEIVQNPPKARSRGPSIGDFFVSVGSVLLQLVSFF is encoded by the coding sequence ATGAAGCTCAAATTTCTCACGACTGCCGCCCTGTTAACCACAACGAGTCTAAGTGTACTAGGCGATACGCTAGCCCCGCTTTCCGCCAAGGCGGAAAACCTACAACACATCCAACAGTTATTGTCAACCAAACAGTGTCCACAATGTGAGCTGAGTGGCGCAGGTTTAGTGTTGGCTGACTTGGCAGGCACGAACTTGAGTGGGGCCGATTTGAGCCGTGCCAACCTCAGCCGTGCCAATTTGATGGGGGCGGACTTGAGTGGGGCGAACCTGACGGGGGCTTCTCTCAATGGAGCCAATCTCAGTGGGGCGAACCTCAGTGGTGCCACTCTCAATAGTACCGACCTGAGAGATGCAATTCTCAGCGATGCCAAATTATTTGGTACTAGCCTGAGAACCTCTTATATTCAAGGAACCATGGGTATTCCTCAGTACGCAGGAACCCCTGAAGACTTCTACGCTTGGGGTGTTGTGGAGTCACAAAGAGGAAACTACAAAGCGGCGATCGCCAATTATAATCAAGCTCTAACTATCAAGACTGACTTTGCGGCGGCTTTCTTGGCTCGGAGTGTCTCTCGCTTCAATCTAGGAGACTACAGAGGAGCCACTCAAGATGCCCAGGTAGCAGCGACTCTCTTTTCTGTCCAACAGAACCCACTAGGCTATCAAACCGCACAGAACGTTGTTAAGGGTATAGAAATTGTCCAGAATCCGCCGAAAGCTCGCAGTAGAGGCCCTTCGATCGGTGACTTTTTCGTCTCCGTCGGTTCAGTGCTGTTACAATTAGTTTCTTTCTTTTGA